The DNA sequence CAGCTGTACGCGTAGCCCCACGCCATCCCGGTCAGGAAGAACAGGATGACGGCCACGAAGGGCATGATCGACACGACCAGCAGCCCCCACCGGTTCACCGGCCGGCCGTGCTCGCCGGGAGCCGGCGGATAGCCGTACGGGGCCGGTCCGGGCTGCGACGCCTGCCACGCGGCGGCGGCCGGATCGGCCGGGCCTCCGGCGGCAGCGGGCGCGGCTCCCTGCGCGGGCGCGGCGCCGTCGAGGTGCAGCACCCCCGGCAGGTCGGCGAACAGCGGCTGGAGGTCGCCGCGCGTGACGGCGGACCGCGCGGCCGCGACCCGCGACTGCAGCTCGGCGTCGCTCAGTCTCCCCTGCGCGGCGTGGGACTGCAACGCGGCGACGGCGCGCTCCCGTTCGTCGTTGCTGAGGCGCAGCGACGCGCTCGACGGATCCCCGAAGTCTGTCATGGGGTCAGTATGGCAGTCGCACGGCATTCCAGGTGCGTCCGTCGGCGCGCAGGTTTACACTTGCATTCGAACATACGTTCGATTTCGAGAGGAACCCGTGCTCATGACCGACATCGACGAGGCGGTGGCCGTGTGGACCACCGAGGACGGCATCCCGACCCGCCTGGTCTGGCGCTCCACACGCTACCGGGTGAGCGACACCCCGACCGTCTGGGCGGAGATCTGCGCGTGGTGGCGGCCGTTCGGCGAACACCGGTACGGCGTCGGGGCGCTGCCGCGGGAGATCGGCGGGTGGCGGTTCCAGGCGACCAGCGACGGCGGGGTGGCGCACGTGTTCGACGTGCGGCACGACGCGGACGACCGGAGCTGGTGGCTGGTGCGGATCTTCGACTGAGGCAGCCGCCTTCGCATCCCACCCTCCCTCGGGGAGCCTCCCCCACCGCGCCCCACCCATCCCCTACCCTCTCTGAACGTGATGGACGACGACCGCTACGGATCCGATGTGCTGGCCGGCGACTGGAAGAACGCCGGCCGCAAAGCCGTGCCGACCGTGGAGGCCGTGCGCAATCTCGTGGTCGAGGAGGCCGGCACCGGGTTCTGCGGCGCGATCGTCCGGCTGGAGGCGCAGACCGTCGAGCTGGAGGACTACTTCGGGGCGAAGCGGGTGTTCCCGCTGAGCGCCGCCTTCCTCATCGACGGGGAGCCCGTGAAGCTCGCCGCGCCGAGCCGGGCGCCGGCCGGCCGCGGTCGGACTGCCTCCGGGTCCTTCGCCGTCGGCGACCAGAAGGCGCGCGTCGCCCGCGCCAGCCGCATCTTCGTGGAGGGCCGCCACGACGCCGAGCTGGTGGAGCGCGTGTGGGGCGACGACCTCCGCGTCGAGGGCGTCGTCGTCGAGTACCTGGAGGGCGTGGACGACCTGGACGCGATCGTGCGCGAGTTCGCCCCCGACCGCGGCCGCCGCATCGGCGTGCTGGTCGACCACCTGGTCCCCGGCTCCAAGGAGAGCCGGATCGCCGAGCAGGTCGCGCGCGGGCCGTTCGGCGCTCACGTGCTCGTGGTCGGCCACCCCTACATCGACATCTGGCAGGCGGTGAAGCCGGCCAGGGTCGGGCTGGAGGCCTGGCCGTCGATCCCGCGGTCCATCGAGTGGAAACACGGCATCTGCGCGGCGCTCGGGCTGCCGCACGAGACGCAGGCCGACATCGCCCGGGCATGGAAGCTCATCCTGGGCCGGGTGCGGACCTACGCCGACCTGGAGCCGGAGCTGCTCGGCCGGGTCGAGCGCCTCATCGACTTCGTAACCGAGCCGGTCGGCCGCCCGTAGCGCAGGAGATCCCGCCGCAACACGCGCCGGAACTCCCGCAGAACGACGTTCGGAAGGAGTTCCGGGCCGTTTCTCCTGTCGCGCTTTCGCGCACCAGAATCCATTTGCGGTATTCGAACATGTGTTCGAAAATAGACGTATGTCCCTGGCAGTCGCACCCGCCTTCCCCGACCCGGTCGCCGACCGGGCGCAGGTGCACGAGCTGCAGTCGCGCATCCGCCAGATGCAGGCGACGAAGCTCGACGCGCGGCGGCTGGAGACGCATCCCGCGCTCGCCGCGCTGCTGCCCGGCGGGGCGCTCAAAGCCGGCGCCGCCTACACGGTGCACGGCTCCAGCACGCTCCTGATGGCGATGCTCGCCGGGCCGAGCGCGGCCGGCGCCTGGTGCGGGGTGGTCGGGATGCCCGACTTCGGAGCGGAGGCCGCCGGGCGGTTCGGCATCGACCTGGAGCGGCTGGTGCTGGTGCCGCATCCCGGGCCGCAGTGGCTGACGGTCACCGCCGCGATGGCCGACGTGCTCGGTGTGATCGCCGTCGCGCCCCCGGAGCAGCCGAAAAGCGGCGACGTCGCCCGGCTGACCGCGCGGCTGCGGCAGCGGGAGGCCACGCTCGTCGTCGCCGGCGACTGGCCGCAGGCGGAGGCGGCGCTCTCCGTCGTCCGCAGCGGCTGGGACGGCCTGGGCGAGGGCGCCGGCTACCTCCACTCGCGACGCGTGACGGTGGAGGCCGCACCGCGCGGCGGGGCCGGGCCGCGGCGCCGCGCCGAACTCTGGCTGCCCGCGATGGACGAGACGTTCCGCGCCTCCGCCCCCACGCGCCTGGAGGCGGTGAGTTAGGTGCGCCAGGTCACCCGCGCGATCGTGCTCTGGTGCCCCGACTGGCCGGTCATCGCCGCGCGGCAGCGGCTCGAGCTGCCCGCGGAGGTTCCGCTGGCGCTGATCGAGAAGGGGATGGTGTTCGCCTGCTCCTCGCACGCCCGCGCCGACGGCGTCACCCGCGGGCTCCGGGTCAGGGAGGCGCAGTCGCGCTGCCCGCAGCTGGAGATCGTCCTCTACGACCCGGTCTTGGACGCGCGCGCGTTCGAACCGGTGCTGACCGCGATCGAGGAGATCACGCCGGGCGTCCAGGCGGTGCGGCCCGGCACCTGCGTGCTGCGGGCGCGCGGACCCGCGCGGTACTACGGCGGAGAGGAGGCAGCGGCGGCCGAGCTGCTGCGCTGCCTGGAAGGGCTGGAGAACGTGACCGGGCTCGCCCTCGACGACGTGCGGATCGGGATCGCCGACGGCCCGTTCGCCGCCGAGCAGGCCGCCCGCTCCACCGGGCTCGCCCCTTCCGCCGGGGTGGCACAG is a window from the Leifsonia shinshuensis genome containing:
- a CDS encoding DUF1707 SHOCT-like domain-containing protein, with amino-acid sequence MTDFGDPSSASLRLSNDERERAVAALQSHAAQGRLSDAELQSRVAAARSAVTRGDLQPLFADLPGVLHLDGAAPAQGAAPAAAGGPADPAAAAWQASQPGPAPYGYPPAPGEHGRPVNRWGLLVVSIMPFVAVILFFLTGMAWGYAYSWLWFLLIPLAGALVYGVDGGDRRRR
- a CDS encoding DUF6504 family protein, whose product is MTDIDEAVAVWTTEDGIPTRLVWRSTRYRVSDTPTVWAEICAWWRPFGEHRYGVGALPREIGGWRFQATSDGGVAHVFDVRHDADDRSWWLVRIFD
- a CDS encoding DUF3097 domain-containing protein, coding for MDDDRYGSDVLAGDWKNAGRKAVPTVEAVRNLVVEEAGTGFCGAIVRLEAQTVELEDYFGAKRVFPLSAAFLIDGEPVKLAAPSRAPAGRGRTASGSFAVGDQKARVARASRIFVEGRHDAELVERVWGDDLRVEGVVVEYLEGVDDLDAIVREFAPDRGRRIGVLVDHLVPGSKESRIAEQVARGPFGAHVLVVGHPYIDIWQAVKPARVGLEAWPSIPRSIEWKHGICAALGLPHETQADIARAWKLILGRVRTYADLEPELLGRVERLIDFVTEPVGRP